AATTGCCAAAATTTAAATGGTTACAATCCTTGTGATGAATGTATAAGTTGTAAAGAATTTAATAACAACTCTCATTCAGATATTTTTGAAATCGACGCAGCTTCTAATAATGGAGTTGAAGAAATTAGGAATATAAAAGCTAATGTGTCTTTAATGCCAAACTTTTCTAAATTTAAAGTTTATATAATAGATGAAGTTCATATGTTATCTAATTCAGCTTTTAATGCTTTATTAAAAACTTTGGAAGAGCCTCCAAAACACGTTTTGTTTGTTTTGGCAACAACAGAATTTTCAAAAATACCAGCAACAATTATTTCGAGATGTCAGCTATTTAATTTTAAAAGAATTGCCCAAAATTCTTTGGAAAAAAAAGTTAAAGAAATTTGCAACTCTGAAGGTAAGGACATTACACAAGATGCATTAAACGAAATATATTACATGTCTGACGGTTCTTTAAGGGATGCTCTAAATTATTTAGAACAATCACTTACAATATCTTCTGAAGAAGTTACAACAGATGTGCTTAAAAAAATATTTTACATAGCAACCAAAAACGAAAAAATAAATATAATAAAGAATGTTCTTGAAGGAAATTCAAAAGAAATAATTTCATATTTTGAAACTTCAAATAATCAGGGTATAGATTTTCAAACAATGACTTTAAGTTTGTTGGATATTTTAAAAGAAATAATTGAAGTTAAACTTACTGGGGATAAAACTTTTTTAGCAAATTTAAATAGTGAAGATTTTTCGTATTTTGAAAATAAAGATCTAAAAAAACTATTTGAATTATCAGACAACATTGCTGAATCTTACACAAAATCTAAAAATTCAAATATTAGTTTTCAGTACATATTAATAAATATATTAAAGTCTATTTCGAAAGATAAACTTATAAGTGTTAGTGAGAAATTGTTAATTGATAACTCGCTTGAAAATGAAATTCTCGAAAATGAAATTCTCGAAAATGAAATTCTCGAAAATGAAGTTGTTGAAAATGAAGTTGTTGAAAATGAAATTCTTGAAGAACATAAAATTGAAAACAAAGTTTCTCGTGATGAATTAGATGCTAATATAAATGATTTCTTTAATTCTCAAGATGATGCAAAATTTTTAAAATTGCAAATGAAATTATTGATATCAGAATCAAATATGTATAAAAAAGCCATAGATTTTTCTAATGATCAAATTATAAATGTTTTGGTTGGTGCCAATAAAGAAGCAAGAAATTACTTTGATGAAAAATTTAGTTTAATTTTTAATGAGGACTCAATAAAAAATGATGCCAAATTTATTGAAAATTTTATTATGTTTTTTGGATCAAAAATTACCGCTGCAAGCCATGACTCTATAATTTTGGTTTGTGACGAAAGAACAATTTCTAAATGAATAAATAATAAACTTCAAAATGAAAATGTAAGATATGAAATTTTTAAATACTTTAATAAAGAAATCAAAATAATATCTATAGATAAAAAGCGATGAGCAGAAATAAAAATAGACTTTATGGATAGAAAACAAAATAATAAGCTAGAACAATACCGTGAAGATGATATTCAAGATTTTTACAAAAATTTAGTTATGGAAAATGATCAAGAAGAAAATGAATATCTTAAAAGAGCAAAAGAGATTTTGGGATCTCAAAATATTAAGGTTGTGAACTAATGGAAAAAATGATTGAGGAATTAAAAAAACTTGATGGAATTAGTAAAAAAACTGCTGAAAAAATAATCTTTGACTTGATAATTAATAAAGAAAAAATTTCTTCATTGGAGGAAATAATAAAAAAAATAAAAGAAACTTATAGTGAATGTGAAAAGTGCTTCTTTTTTAAAGAAAATAACATATGTTCTTTCTGTGAAAACAAAAATAGAAATGAAAAAATAATTTGTGTTGTCTCAACAAAGCTGGATGCATTGAAAATATTAGATAGTAACTATAATGGTATGATTCATGTCCTTAATGGAGAAATAAATTTAAATAAAAATATAGGTCCTGAAAAATTAAAAATGAGTGAATTATTTGTTAGAATAAATAAAGGAATTGAATTATTGTTGGCTTTAAATTTGACTTTTGAAGGAGAGGTTACTTCAAATTACATTGCAAACAAAGCTAAAGGTATAAGTGAAAAAATTTCAAGGATTGCAAGGGGGATTCCCTTGGGAGGTGTTATTGATTATATAGATCAAGAGACACTTAATGATGCGATTATTAATAGAAAGAAAATGTAATTTTAAGAGGGTATTGATATGTTATTTATTTCTTTAGAAGGTATAGATGGTTCAGGTAAAACAACTATCTCAAAAATGATTAAAGATAGTTTGATGCAAAAAGGTTACAATGTCTTATTGACAAGAGAACCTGGTGGAGAACCATTGGCGGAGGAGTTAAGAAGGATTATTCTTGATGAAAAAACTAATATAAATCCTTGGCCTGAGACACTATTGTATGTTGCAGCCAGAAAGCAACACTTAGACTCAATTATATTACCGGCTTTAAAAGAAGGAACAATCGTTATTTGCGATAGATTTATGGATTCCACTTCCGCTTATCAAGGTTATGCTAGAAATATTGGGATGGCTGACGTTGCAGAATTGCAAAATATAGTTCTTGGCTCAACAAAACCGGATTTAACTATTTTCTTTGATATCACACCCAAAGAATCTCAAATTAGATTAATAAACAGAAAAAGAAATGCCGATAGAATGGAACAAGAAAATCAAAAATTCCACGAAGCAGTATATGAAGGTTACCAAATATTAATATCTGAAAATTCAGATAGAATTAAAGTTGTTGATTCAAGAAAACCAATAAATGAAGTTTTACAGCAAGTGGATTTTCTAATTGATAATGCACTAAATGAGAGAACAAAAAAATAATGAAAAAAATAGAAGTATTTAAGACTGTGAATGAATTGATAAAAGAAAACAAATTTTATCATTCAATAATAATTTCAAACGAAAATCAAAACGAATTAAATGAAATATCAACAGAAATAACTAGACAAATTTATTGCTCTAGTAAATCTTTTGAAAATGATAGTTGTGATTGGTGTTTAAAAGTTATTAAAGGAAACAACCTAAATACTTTTTTTATTGGAGATGGATCAACTAAAATTTCCAAAGAAGAAATAAAGGAATTAATAATAAGATTTTCATCAACTGGTCTTGAAGAAAATAAAAATAAAGTTTATATAATAGCTAATGGAGAAAACTTGAGTGAGTCAGCTTCAAATTCAATATTAAAGTTTTTAGAAGAACCACCAAAGAACACTTATGCAATAATATTAACTAATGACAGAAATCAAATTTTATCAACTATAAAATCTAGATGTAAATTATTCTCTATTGAGAATGATAGTGAAAAGTTAGAATTGGATTCTCAAATAATAAACTTAGTTATAAATAAAGATAAAAGTGGCCTTCTTGAATATTTAATAGATTTTAAGAAGATGGATAAAAATGAAATTATTAGAATTCTTAAAAACACTTTTAATATTTCTCTTGAGTTAAATATGAAATACCTGCAAGAGATGTTGTTGGATTCAATTAATGAAATAAAAAATTCAAACTATATTAACTTGATATTAGAAAATCTATTTATAAAAATATATGAGGTAATTTAATGAAAATAGTAAATGCTGTTTTAAATTATAAAAATCTAAAAATAATTCAAGACAACAACATGTTTAATTTTTGTATTGATTCAGTTTTATTGGCAAGATTTTGAGAACCTTCTAAGAAATTTAAAAATATTTTGGATTTTGGAACAAATAATGCAATAATTCCTTTAATAATTTCAAGATATACAAATTCTAAAATAGCAGCCGTAGAAATCCAAAGTGAAGCTTGTGAAATTGCAAACGAGAATATTAAAATAAATAATTTGGAAAATCAAATCGAAATTTTTAATTGTGATATTAAAGAATTTGTAAAAGATAAAAACAATAAATTTGATTTATTGTTTTGCAATCCACCGTTTTTTAAAGTTGATCAAGGTGCAAATTTAAACAAGAGAAGTGAATTATTAACACCCGCAAGACACGAAGTGTTAATTACCTTGGAGGAAATAATAAAGAGTGCAAAAATAGCATTAAAAAATGGTGGTAAGTTTTTGATGGTTCATCTAAGTGAGAGGTTTGATGAAATAATAGTTATTTTAAAACAAAATAACTTTGCTGTAAAAAGAATTCAATTTGTATATTCTAAAGAAAATCAAGAAGCAAAAAGAATATTGATAGAGGCAATAAATGATGGAAATGATGGAATGAAAATTTTAAAACCTATTTATATCCATAACGAAGATGGCAGTTATAAAGAAAATATTTTAGAAATGTTTGGTGATTAATTTGTTGGATAAAGAACGAAAATATATTATAGGTTTATCTGGTGGAGCTGACAGTGTATTTCTTTTTCACAAACTTATTGAAGAAGGTTATAAAAATTTTGTAGCTTGTCATGTTAATTACAATTTTAGACCAGATTCAAATAAAGATTTAGATTTAGTAAGAAGACTTTGCGAACAATACAAAATTAAACTAATAGTTAAAAACTTAAAGCAAGATTATTCTAATCTTGCTCAAAATTTTGAATCTTGAGCAAGAGAAGTAAGGTATGATTTTTTTTGTGAAAATCTACTAATAGAAAAAGCTGAAGGAATTCTTATTGCACATAATTTGAATGACAACATAGAAACATATATAATGCAAACTAAAAATAATAAAACAGTAAAATTTTATGGAATAAATGCAATTGGCGAATACAAAGGTAATAAAATTTTAAGACCAATTATTGATTTAAAAAAATCATTTATTGTCAACTCTTTAAATGAAAGGTCTATACCTTATATAATAGACATTACAAATTTTGATGAAAAATATGAAAGAAATAAAATAAGAAAAAAACTAAAAGAAGAAGATTTCCATAAATATTTATCTTTAATTGAGGAAAGTAACAAAAAAATTGACTCATATAATTTGAAAATACAGAAAATTGATTTTTCAAAAGATTTAAATATTGATTTTTTAAATGAAGATAATATTTGAAATGAAAAGTTAATATTTAAATTTCTGGAATTTAACGGAATGGGAAATGAAATTTATAAATCAAAAAAATCACTAATAAAAGAGATTGTTAAACAAACAAGATCTAATAAAAGTCTTGTAGAAATTATCAAAGGAAACTTCTTGATAATGAAAGATTATAAAAAACTTAGAGTTTTAAAAAATAGTGATTTTAAGACTTATGAATATTTAAATAATAAAGAAGATATGTTTCAAAAAATTTTGAATGAAAACAAAATAATAGAAACCGAAGGGCTAATTATAACTAATGACTGAAAAAAGTATCAGTCACTATTAGAATACGACAACAAGAAGTTATCAAAAGTATATAAAGACAATAAAACTAGTTATTTTGAAAGATACAAAAATATTTTGATTTTTAACAAAACAAAGAAAATAGTTTTAAATAAAATAACTATATAATGATAAAATCATTATTGGTATTAGAAGACGGTGAAAAATAATGAAAAAGAAAAAATCTATATGGTTATGGGTTTTATTCATAGTAATGATAATTGTTATAGGACTTGTTATTTGACAATTTATAGCAGGAACTGCCGACAAACTTACTCTTGATGAGTTTAATAAAATTTTTACTCAAGGTGGAAGTGTGGCAACAGAAAGAACTTCAGAGAAAATTTATAATGGAGTTCACGTTATATCTGGTGTTTATACAACTGCTGATGGTGTAACAAGGAAGTTTGTTTTAACATTAAATAATGCAAATTATGATAAAGCTCTTGCTGAAGACCCTGGTTTTGCAGAATTTGTAAGTAAAATAACTTTAATCGCGGATGCAAATTCACCATTTATGAGCCTAATAATCGGTTTATTACCAATGGTGATATTAATTGGTTTCTATATTTGAATGTTTTCATCTATGTCTAAAGGTGGAATGGGTGGAGGAATGTTCGGCCCAGGTAAATCAACAAGACCTAGAGAAATCAAATCTGATGTTAAATTTTCAGATGTAGCAGGAATAAATGAAGAAAAAACAGAACTAGTTGAACTAGTTGACTACTTAAAAAATCCAAATAAATACGCACAAATGGGTGCTAGAGTACCGAAGGGTGTTCTTATGGAGGGTCCTCCTGGTACGGGTAAGACTTTACTTGCAAAAGCAGTTGCTGGAGAGGCTGGAGTAGCATTCTTCTCAATGGCTGGTTCAGAGTTTGAAGAAATGTTTGTTGGGCTTGGGGCAAGTAGGGTTAGAGATCTATTTAGTGATGCTAAAAAAGCAGCCCCATGTATTATCTTTATTGATGAAATAGATGCTGTTGGTAGAAAACGTAGTGGTGGAATGGGTTCATCAACAAATGAACAGACATTAAACCAATTACTTGTTGAAATGGATGGGTTTGGTTCAAACTCTGGAGTAATAGTTATGGCCGCAACCAACAGGGTTGATGTTCTAGATAACGCTTTATTGAGACCTGGAAGATTTGATAGAACAATTCAAATTTCTCTTCCAGATATTCGCGAAAGAGAAGATATCTTAAAATTACACTCAAGAAATAAATCTGTTTCTCCTGAAATAGATTGAAAACGTATTGCAGAAAGAACTCCTGGTTTCTCAGGAGCTCAATTAGAAAACGTTCTTAACGAAGCTGCAATTCTTGTTGTTAGAGATAAAAGAAAAATGATTACTTTAACAGACATTGACGAAGCTATTGATAGAGTTGTTGGTGGACCTGCTAAAAAATCAAGAGCAATGACACTTCAAGACAAACAAATTGTTTCATACCATGAAGCTGGTCATGCTTTGATGGGATTAAAATTAGAATCTGCATCAAAAGTTCAAAAAGTTACAATTATCCCAAGGGGTAATGCTGGTGGATATACAATTATGACTCCTAAAGATGAATCAAACTTTTCATCAAAAGAAGATCTGTTTGCATCAATTGCCGGTTACTTGGGTGGTAGAGCAGCAGAAGAAATTATGTTTGGTAAAAACAAAATTACAACCGGAGCTCATGATGACTTGGATAAAGCAACAAATATTGCGAGAAGAATGGTTACGCAATTTGGTATGTCTTCATTGGGACTTACAAAATACTTAACCATGCAAGAAGAATCATATGGACAAACAAAAGGGGTTTATTCAGATGAAGTCGCTTATAAAATTGATACTGAAATTAATGTAATTTTAGAACAATGTTACAAAACTGCAGTTGAAGTTATTAACAAGCACAAAGATGTTTTGGAATTAATAGCTGAATCATTAAGAGTTTTAGAAACAATTACAGCTGAGCAAATTGATTATATTGATAAAAATAATCAATTACCAAAAGAAGTGGTTGAAGAAAAAAACAGAAGAGCAGTTGAAGATAAGAAAAAAGAATCTGGAGAAATATTGGAATTTGAACCAGACGAAGAAGATAAATAAAACACTTTACTAAAAAGTGTTTTTTTATTTCTAAACAAGTATAATAAGAAAAGTTAAATTGTAAGGAGAACAAAAACATGGATATGGAAATTAGAGCTTTAAGTGAAAAGAATAATGTAAAAATTTCAATTGTTGATATATCAGAGGGATTTAATGAAATTGTAAAATTACAAGGAACTAATCCGTTAACCTCAGTGGCTTTAGGAAGAACTGTTATTAATAATGCTCTATTAAGTTTATCTTTAAAAGATGGAAGTAAAATGACAACAAATTTAAATGGAATGGGTCTTGGTGGATCTATAATAGCTGAATTTCAAGATAAAAAATTTAGAGGATATATTCAAGTTCCTAATTTTGAAGTGGATAAAATTGAAGAAGGAAATGGAAGCCCCTTATCTCAAGTGGTGGGAACACAAGGTTTCTTACAAATTTCAAGAGATAATGGCGGAACTGAACCATATACTTCAAGAGTTGATTTGGTTTCTGGAGAAATAAATTTAGATTTCATGTATTACTTACAACAAAGTGATCAAATTCATTCTTTAATAAGTTCAACTGTAGAAATAAATGAAGATGGTACAATTAAAAAAGCTTGCGGGATAATAATTCAATTATTACCTGGATTTAGCGATGAAGATATAGATTTTATAGAGGAAAAAGTTGGCTCTTTAGAACATTTGGTAAAAACTTTAATTAGCACAACTAATTATGAATCTTTAATTAAAGATATCTGTGAAGATGCTAAAGTTCTAAGTGTCGGAGAATTAAAATTTGAATGTACTTGTAATATGGAAAAAGTTATTGATTCAGTTAAAATGTTAGGTCAAGAAGACATTAAGAAAATTATTTCAGAAGGAGAAGTTGTGGAAGTTGTTTGTGACTTTTGTAAAAAACAATATAATGTTAAACCTGAAGAACTTGCTAAATAATTTGTGATAAAATTATTTTGGTGTATTTAAGTTCTATATTAAGGAGAATTAATATGGAAGAAAAAGATTTACAACAACCTGTTTCTGTGGGTGAGGGTGAATTAAAACAATCTAAAGAAAAAAAAGAAAAGATTGTTAAAGAGAAACCAGTTAAAAAGCAAGTGGCTGGTGATCAAGAACCTCGTATTAGAGAGTTCGAACATGTTCAGGTAGAAGAAGTAACTGAAGATGGAGTTAAAGGGTTAAAGCAAAAAGTAAAAATTCAAAAACAATTAACCTCAAAATATTCTAAAGATATTTTGGAAGGAAAAATAATTTCTACAACAGGTAACAAACCTGATTTTGAAAAAAACGTTATT
This genomic interval from Spiroplasma monobiae MQ-1 contains the following:
- the dnaX gene encoding DNA polymerase III subunit gamma/tau, with the translated sequence MENKKSLYREYRPKNFDQVAGHEGIKEILISQISTNSFGHALLFSGQRGTGKTSIAKIFSKVVNCQNLNGYNPCDECISCKEFNNNSHSDIFEIDAASNNGVEEIRNIKANVSLMPNFSKFKVYIIDEVHMLSNSAFNALLKTLEEPPKHVLFVLATTEFSKIPATIISRCQLFNFKRIAQNSLEKKVKEICNSEGKDITQDALNEIYYMSDGSLRDALNYLEQSLTISSEEVTTDVLKKIFYIATKNEKINIIKNVLEGNSKEIISYFETSNNQGIDFQTMTLSLLDILKEIIEVKLTGDKTFLANLNSEDFSYFENKDLKKLFELSDNIAESYTKSKNSNISFQYILINILKSISKDKLISVSEKLLIDNSLENEILENEILENEILENEVVENEVVENEILEEHKIENKVSRDELDANINDFFNSQDDAKFLKLQMKLLISESNMYKKAIDFSNDQIINVLVGANKEARNYFDEKFSLIFNEDSIKNDAKFIENFIMFFGSKITAASHDSIILVCDERTISKWINNKLQNENVRYEIFKYFNKEIKIISIDKKRWAEIKIDFMDRKQNNKLEQYREDDIQDFYKNLVMENDQEENEYLKRAKEILGSQNIKVVN
- a CDS encoding tRNA1(Val) (adenine(37)-N6)-methyltransferase; amino-acid sequence: MKIVNAVLNYKNLKIIQDNNMFNFCIDSVLLARFWEPSKKFKNILDFGTNNAIIPLIISRYTNSKIAAVEIQSEACEIANENIKINNLENQIEIFNCDIKEFVKDKNNKFDLLFCNPPFFKVDQGANLNKRSELLTPARHEVLITLEEIIKSAKIALKNGGKFLMVHLSERFDEIIVILKQNNFAVKRIQFVYSKENQEAKRILIEAINDGNDGMKILKPIYIHNEDGSYKENILEMFGD
- the ftsH gene encoding ATP-dependent zinc metalloprotease FtsH; this encodes MKKKKSIWLWVLFIVMIIVIGLVIWQFIAGTADKLTLDEFNKIFTQGGSVATERTSEKIYNGVHVISGVYTTADGVTRKFVLTLNNANYDKALAEDPGFAEFVSKITLIADANSPFMSLIIGLLPMVILIGFYIWMFSSMSKGGMGGGMFGPGKSTRPREIKSDVKFSDVAGINEEKTELVELVDYLKNPNKYAQMGARVPKGVLMEGPPGTGKTLLAKAVAGEAGVAFFSMAGSEFEEMFVGLGASRVRDLFSDAKKAAPCIIFIDEIDAVGRKRSGGMGSSTNEQTLNQLLVEMDGFGSNSGVIVMAATNRVDVLDNALLRPGRFDRTIQISLPDIREREDILKLHSRNKSVSPEIDWKRIAERTPGFSGAQLENVLNEAAILVVRDKRKMITLTDIDEAIDRVVGGPAKKSRAMTLQDKQIVSYHEAGHALMGLKLESASKVQKVTIIPRGNAGGYTIMTPKDESNFSSKEDLFASIAGYLGGRAAEEIMFGKNKITTGAHDDLDKATNIARRMVTQFGMSSLGLTKYLTMQEESYGQTKGVYSDEVAYKIDTEINVILEQCYKTAVEVINKHKDVLELIAESLRVLETITAEQIDYIDKNNQLPKEVVEEKNRRAVEDKKKESGEILEFEPDEEDK
- a CDS encoding DNA polymerase III subunit delta', giving the protein MKKIEVFKTVNELIKENKFYHSIIISNENQNELNEISTEITRQIYCSSKSFENDSCDWCLKVIKGNNLNTFFIGDGSTKISKEEIKELIIRFSSTGLEENKNKVYIIANGENLSESASNSILKFLEEPPKNTYAIILTNDRNQILSTIKSRCKLFSIENDSEKLELDSQIINLVINKDKSGLLEYLIDFKKMDKNEIIRILKNTFNISLELNMKYLQEMLLDSINEIKNSNYINLILENLFIKIYEVI
- a CDS encoding Hsp33 family molecular chaperone HslO — its product is MDMEIRALSEKNNVKISIVDISEGFNEIVKLQGTNPLTSVALGRTVINNALLSLSLKDGSKMTTNLNGMGLGGSIIAEFQDKKFRGYIQVPNFEVDKIEEGNGSPLSQVVGTQGFLQISRDNGGTEPYTSRVDLVSGEINLDFMYYLQQSDQIHSLISSTVEINEDGTIKKACGIIIQLLPGFSDEDIDFIEEKVGSLEHLVKTLISTTNYESLIKDICEDAKVLSVGELKFECTCNMEKVIDSVKMLGQEDIKKIISEGEVVEVVCDFCKKQYNVKPEELAK
- the tilS gene encoding tRNA lysidine(34) synthetase TilS, giving the protein MDKERKYIIGLSGGADSVFLFHKLIEEGYKNFVACHVNYNFRPDSNKDLDLVRRLCEQYKIKLIVKNLKQDYSNLAQNFESWAREVRYDFFCENLLIEKAEGILIAHNLNDNIETYIMQTKNNKTVKFYGINAIGEYKGNKILRPIIDLKKSFIVNSLNERSIPYIIDITNFDEKYERNKIRKKLKEEDFHKYLSLIEESNKKIDSYNLKIQKIDFSKDLNIDFLNEDNIWNEKLIFKFLEFNGMGNEIYKSKKSLIKEIVKQTRSNKSLVEIIKGNFLIMKDYKKLRVLKNSDFKTYEYLNNKEDMFQKILNENKIIETEGLIITNDWKKYQSLLEYDNKKLSKVYKDNKTSYFERYKNILIFNKTKKIVLNKITI
- a CDS encoding toprim domain-containing protein, which gives rise to MEKMIEELKKLDGISKKTAEKIIFDLIINKEKISSLEEIIKKIKETYSECEKCFFFKENNICSFCENKNRNEKIICVVSTKLDALKILDSNYNGMIHVLNGEINLNKNIGPEKLKMSELFVRINKGIELLLALNLTFEGEVTSNYIANKAKGISEKISRIARGIPLGGVIDYIDQETLNDAIINRKKM
- the tmk gene encoding dTMP kinase, whose translation is MLFISLEGIDGSGKTTISKMIKDSLMQKGYNVLLTREPGGEPLAEELRRIILDEKTNINPWPETLLYVAARKQHLDSIILPALKEGTIVICDRFMDSTSAYQGYARNIGMADVAELQNIVLGSTKPDLTIFFDITPKESQIRLINRKRNADRMEQENQKFHEAVYEGYQILISENSDRIKVVDSRKPINEVLQQVDFLIDNALNERTKK